The following are encoded together in the Mesoterricola sediminis genome:
- a CDS encoding type IV pilus twitching motility protein PilT, producing the protein MHINELLTTIVDLGGSDLHLKVGNYPIARVKGRLAPLTQFKKLVQEDTIAMAYSIMATDRQKAKFKENMDLDLAYSVPALGRFRCNIFNQRGTVGMVLRVIPRRIFSIEDLMLPRALNKICEEQRGLVLVTGTTGSGKSTTLAAMIDLINATRSEHILTIEDPIEYLHRDNLSIINQREVEADCKSFATALRAALRQDPDVILVGEMRDYETIETAIHAAETGHLVFSTLHTLDASETINRVISVFPPHHQKQIRLQLSQVLKAVISQRLVPRADGQGRVPAVEVLVATETVRACIEDKDKTKGLKDVIAQGTSQYGMQTFDQSLYFLLQEGLITVEEALKRATNVGEFKLRLEGIASTSEMARSNMDRGMAITTGLGREAGGAPAPAPTQSGMRPAPSAPQNKPPEPPLGDFKITLAR; encoded by the coding sequence ATGCATATTAATGAGCTGCTTACAACCATCGTGGATCTAGGTGGTTCCGACCTGCATTTGAAGGTGGGGAACTACCCCATCGCCCGCGTCAAGGGCCGCCTGGCCCCCCTGACCCAGTTCAAGAAACTGGTGCAGGAGGATACCATCGCCATGGCCTACTCGATCATGGCGACCGACCGGCAGAAGGCCAAGTTCAAGGAAAACATGGACTTGGATCTGGCCTACTCCGTCCCTGCGCTCGGCCGCTTCCGCTGCAACATCTTCAACCAGCGGGGCACGGTGGGCATGGTCCTCCGCGTCATCCCCCGGCGCATCTTCAGCATCGAGGACCTGATGCTGCCCCGGGCCCTCAACAAGATCTGCGAGGAGCAGCGGGGCCTGGTCCTGGTCACCGGCACCACCGGCTCGGGCAAGTCGACCACCCTGGCCGCCATGATCGACCTGATCAACGCCACCCGGAGCGAGCACATCCTCACGATCGAGGACCCCATCGAGTACCTCCACCGGGACAACCTGAGCATCATCAACCAGCGGGAGGTGGAGGCCGACTGCAAGAGCTTCGCCACCGCCCTCCGCGCCGCCCTCCGCCAGGACCCCGACGTCATCCTCGTGGGCGAGATGCGCGACTACGAGACCATCGAGACCGCCATCCACGCCGCCGAGACCGGCCACCTGGTGTTCTCCACCCTGCACACCCTGGACGCCTCCGAGACCATCAACCGCGTCATCTCCGTGTTCCCGCCCCACCACCAGAAGCAGATCCGCCTCCAGCTGAGCCAGGTGCTCAAGGCCGTGATCTCCCAGCGCCTCGTGCCCAGGGCCGACGGCCAGGGCCGGGTGCCCGCGGTGGAGGTCCTGGTGGCCACCGAGACGGTGCGCGCCTGCATCGAGGACAAGGACAAGACCAAGGGCCTGAAGGACGTGATCGCCCAGGGCACCTCCCAGTACGGGATGCAGACCTTCGACCAGAGCCTCTACTTCCTGCTCCAGGAAGGCCTCATCACCGTCGAGGAAGCCCTCAAGCGTGCGACCAACGTCGGCGAGTTCAAGCTGCGGCTGGAGGGCATCGCCTCCACCAGCGAAATGGCCCGCTCGAACATGGACCGGGGCATGGCCATCACCACGGGTCTGGGGCGGGAGGCGGGCGGCGCGCCCGCGCCCGCGCCCACCCAGTCGGGCATGCGTCCGGCGCCCAGCGCGCCCCAGAACAAGCCCCCCGAACCGCCGCTGGGGGACTTCAAGATCACCCTCGCCCGGTAG
- a CDS encoding pentapeptide repeat-containing protein, protein MACLAGGAALAQDPDDRVVGTDRHGRAITVGRLCRELDFRGATFQTGVRLMDRASSLFDLEGADFTDARLQGVDFTGLSLRHADFTRADLTGARLPARTRADRTVTFRDTLDPDGRLIHPVDDWIRASAAAEDPAVAEARGALAHLTASYAEFFRGEGWVGAFQEMGLHSLHGDPRQLTHLRGGAAGDGFAVLCGDGKTLLIVLPDLVSILLAPSPVAWIGPAPAGDLYVAMPATQHLVQFCLGAYTLEDARRGRDVPFEVIAHGQALPTRPELYAPTGKALEFLDLEKGLKYRAALGQDLAAASIASRWPSLQLRTYGYGHGPFGDSMGFQGLAPGVHAFSLIPGRAELGERALKPFLVGLPAQDPGSYRALRLRSGRIWVHLDGSLQWLDPVAIQKGTLDTGKRLTQPALTEGPDGCLWFTDPEGGRLGRVDPEGKLTWTALPKGSRPTQLIDGGDGRLYCLLAGRGTVGSLVVTLAAPEPEVEPKAPAKPRPAPVEEKTAAPAKPLLPTLELPQRPRPTVEALLATLDWDHVAQRHFHPGGPDRSRFHLADSNRETLLAFAREALEAGHTPVPNMDRTWLIFHPMGREIGEAQRWTDGQWVPSSLLVVRLSEDRERIVSLYPKSPF, encoded by the coding sequence GTGGCCTGCCTGGCCGGTGGGGCCGCGCTGGCCCAGGATCCGGACGACCGGGTGGTGGGCACGGACCGGCACGGCCGCGCCATCACCGTGGGCCGGTTGTGCCGGGAGCTGGACTTCCGGGGGGCCACCTTCCAGACGGGGGTTCGGCTGATGGACCGCGCCTCCAGCCTCTTCGACCTGGAGGGCGCCGACTTCACGGACGCGCGGCTCCAGGGCGTGGATTTCACGGGACTCTCCCTCCGCCACGCCGACTTCACCCGCGCCGACCTGACGGGGGCGCGCCTGCCGGCCCGGACCCGGGCCGACCGGACGGTCACCTTCCGGGACACCCTGGATCCGGACGGCCGCCTCATCCACCCCGTGGACGACTGGATCCGGGCCTCGGCCGCCGCCGAGGACCCCGCGGTGGCCGAGGCCCGGGGGGCCCTGGCCCACCTGACCGCCTCCTACGCCGAGTTCTTCCGGGGGGAGGGCTGGGTGGGCGCCTTCCAGGAAATGGGCCTGCATTCCCTGCACGGCGATCCCCGGCAGCTCACCCACCTGCGGGGCGGCGCCGCCGGGGACGGCTTCGCCGTCCTGTGCGGCGACGGGAAGACCCTCCTCATCGTCCTGCCGGACCTGGTGAGCATCCTGCTGGCCCCGAGCCCCGTCGCGTGGATCGGGCCGGCCCCCGCCGGGGACCTCTACGTGGCGATGCCGGCCACCCAGCACCTGGTCCAGTTCTGCCTGGGCGCCTACACCCTGGAGGACGCGCGCCGCGGCCGGGACGTGCCCTTCGAGGTCATCGCCCACGGCCAGGCCCTCCCCACGCGGCCCGAGCTCTACGCGCCCACGGGGAAGGCCCTCGAATTCCTGGACCTGGAGAAGGGCCTCAAGTACCGGGCCGCCCTGGGCCAGGATCTGGCGGCCGCGAGCATCGCCAGCCGGTGGCCCAGCCTGCAGCTCCGGACCTACGGCTACGGCCACGGACCCTTCGGGGACAGCATGGGCTTCCAGGGCCTGGCCCCGGGCGTCCACGCCTTCAGCCTCATTCCGGGCCGGGCCGAGCTCGGGGAACGCGCCCTGAAGCCCTTCCTGGTGGGCCTGCCCGCCCAGGACCCGGGGAGCTACCGGGCCCTGCGCCTCCGGTCGGGCCGCATCTGGGTCCACCTGGACGGGTCGCTCCAGTGGCTGGACCCCGTGGCCATCCAGAAAGGGACCCTGGATACGGGCAAGCGCCTGACCCAGCCCGCCCTCACCGAGGGCCCCGACGGGTGCCTGTGGTTCACCGATCCCGAGGGGGGCCGCCTGGGCCGCGTGGATCCGGAGGGCAAGCTGACCTGGACCGCCCTGCCCAAGGGCAGCCGCCCCACCCAGCTCATCGACGGCGGGGATGGCCGGCTCTACTGCCTCCTGGCCGGGCGCGGCACCGTGGGGTCCCTCGTCGTGACCCTGGCCGCCCCCGAACCCGAGGTGGAGCCCAAGGCCCCGGCCAAGCCCCGGCCAGCGCCGGTGGAGGAGAAGACCGCGGCGCCCGCCAAGCCCCTCCTGCCCACCCTGGAACTGCCCCAGCGGCCGCGCCCCACCGTCGAGGCCCTCCTGGCCACCCTCGACTGGGACCATGTGGCCCAGCGCCACTTCCACCCGGGCGGCCCGGACCGCAGCCGCTTCCACCTGGCGGACAGCAACCGGGAGACCCTCCTGGCCTTCGCCCGGGAGGCCCTGGAGGCCGGCCATACGCCCGTGCCCAACATGGACCGCACCTGGCTGATCTTCCACCCCATGGGCCGGGAGATCGGCGAGGCGCAACGCTGGACGGACGGCCAGTGGGTCCCCTCGTCCCTCCTCGTCGTCCGCCTCAGCGAGGACCGGGAGCGGATCGTCAGCCTCTACCCCAAGTCCCCCTTCTGA
- the gltA gene encoding NADPH-dependent glutamate synthase — MSPAPSFALVHDETSMGEWHLLHLTALGKLTELDAAIAGRDWVGMERAARWIYEVLRPHNEAEERELLPLLEELGAEALMDQLVGDHREMWDLTLHLLSGNDGGSVREQGPYLEVARKLLDLVRQHIETEERVMLPLLKGKSLYMGAEVNEDGYLILEKELLAPETWSFVVQAPMVARGRKPGQFLMVAPFPTSERIPLTLADGDPRAGWIRFIMVEVGATTRAMGRLSAGDKLFAVAGPMGEPTELVETGTVVLVAGGYGSAAILPAAKALKARGQKVITILGGRSRERVLLAAELEAASDELIITTDDGSLGRKGIVTHPLAELIEREPIAEVIAVGPMPMMQAVSEATRPKGIFTLVSLNALMVDGTGMCGGCRVTVGGEQKFACFDGPDFDGHKVDFAQLRMRQDWYRADETKASDHVCNLGLPSHPVTDADLPFIAPVADLDWQNLDLPTLKPAQRMKIPRQVAACQEPSHRVANFREVTLVLNPEQARLEAARCLDCKVPKCIEGCPVNIDIPKFVKQIEAGNPLEAARILKQSSSLPAVCGRVCPQEKQCEAKCVVGIKGEPVAIGRLERFAADALLAAEPETPPMAPPTGKKVAVVGAGPAGLTVAGELAGKGHDVTVFDALHRPGGVLLYGIPEFRLPNEIVDKEVATLRRMGVKFVLNTLVGRSMTLAELKADYDAVFMGTGAGLPKMLGIPGEDCKGIYTANEFLTRINLMRADLFPETGTPVTVGRHVVVVGCGNTAMDAARAARRMGPDTVSIVYRRTIKESTARKEELEHTEEEGVQFHWLTNPIRCIGNDKGWITHIECAEMELTEPGPDGRRGVRATDRTLLLPCDTLVIALGFSVNPLLAQVEKRLETLKGGVVAVDAKTGETTVPGIFAGGDVITGGATVILAMGQGRRAAEAIHRQLTEANG, encoded by the coding sequence ATGTCCCCAGCCCCCTCCTTTGCCCTGGTCCACGACGAGACGTCCATGGGCGAGTGGCACCTCCTGCACCTCACCGCCCTCGGCAAGCTCACGGAGCTGGACGCCGCGATCGCGGGGCGGGACTGGGTCGGCATGGAGCGGGCCGCCCGCTGGATCTACGAGGTGCTCCGGCCCCACAACGAGGCCGAGGAACGCGAACTCCTCCCCCTGCTGGAGGAGCTGGGCGCCGAGGCCCTCATGGACCAGCTCGTGGGCGACCACCGGGAGATGTGGGACCTCACCCTCCACCTGCTGAGCGGCAACGACGGCGGCAGCGTGCGGGAGCAGGGCCCCTACCTGGAGGTGGCGCGCAAGCTCCTGGACCTGGTCCGCCAGCACATCGAGACCGAGGAGCGGGTCATGCTGCCCCTCCTCAAGGGCAAGTCCCTCTACATGGGCGCCGAGGTGAACGAGGACGGCTACCTCATCCTCGAGAAGGAGCTGCTGGCCCCCGAGACCTGGAGCTTCGTCGTCCAGGCCCCCATGGTGGCCCGGGGCCGCAAGCCCGGCCAGTTCCTGATGGTGGCCCCCTTCCCCACCAGCGAGCGCATCCCCCTCACCCTCGCCGACGGCGACCCCCGCGCCGGCTGGATCCGCTTCATCATGGTCGAGGTGGGCGCGACCACGCGCGCCATGGGCAGGCTGAGCGCCGGCGACAAGCTCTTCGCGGTGGCGGGCCCCATGGGCGAGCCCACCGAGCTCGTGGAGACGGGCACCGTCGTCCTGGTGGCCGGCGGATACGGCAGCGCCGCCATCCTCCCGGCGGCCAAGGCCCTCAAGGCCCGCGGCCAGAAGGTCATCACCATCCTCGGCGGCCGCAGCCGCGAGCGCGTGCTCCTGGCCGCGGAACTGGAGGCCGCCAGCGACGAGCTCATCATCACCACCGACGACGGGAGCCTCGGCCGCAAGGGCATCGTCACCCATCCCCTGGCCGAACTCATCGAGCGCGAGCCCATCGCCGAGGTCATCGCCGTCGGCCCCATGCCCATGATGCAGGCCGTCTCCGAGGCCACCCGGCCCAAGGGCATCTTCACCCTGGTGAGCCTGAACGCGCTCATGGTGGACGGCACCGGCATGTGCGGCGGCTGCCGCGTCACGGTCGGCGGCGAGCAGAAGTTCGCCTGCTTCGACGGCCCCGACTTCGACGGCCACAAGGTCGACTTCGCCCAGCTCCGCATGCGCCAGGACTGGTACCGCGCCGACGAGACCAAGGCTTCCGACCACGTCTGCAACCTGGGCCTGCCCTCCCATCCCGTCACCGACGCCGATCTGCCGTTCATCGCCCCCGTGGCCGACCTGGACTGGCAGAACCTGGACCTCCCCACCCTCAAGCCCGCCCAGCGCATGAAGATCCCCCGCCAGGTCGCGGCCTGCCAGGAACCCTCCCACCGGGTCGCCAACTTCCGCGAGGTCACCCTCGTCCTGAACCCCGAGCAGGCCCGGCTCGAGGCCGCCCGCTGCCTGGACTGCAAGGTCCCCAAGTGCATCGAGGGCTGCCCCGTCAACATCGATATCCCCAAGTTCGTCAAGCAGATCGAGGCGGGCAACCCCCTCGAGGCCGCCCGCATCCTCAAGCAGTCCTCCTCCCTGCCCGCCGTCTGCGGCCGGGTCTGCCCCCAGGAGAAGCAGTGCGAGGCCAAGTGCGTGGTGGGCATCAAGGGCGAGCCCGTGGCCATCGGCCGCCTGGAACGCTTCGCCGCCGACGCCCTCCTGGCCGCGGAGCCCGAGACCCCGCCCATGGCCCCCCCCACCGGCAAGAAGGTGGCCGTCGTCGGCGCCGGCCCCGCGGGCCTGACCGTGGCCGGCGAGCTCGCCGGGAAGGGCCACGACGTCACCGTCTTCGACGCCCTGCACCGCCCCGGCGGCGTGCTCCTCTACGGCATCCCCGAGTTCCGCCTGCCCAACGAGATCGTGGACAAGGAAGTCGCCACCCTCCGCCGCATGGGCGTGAAGTTCGTGCTCAACACCCTGGTGGGGCGCAGCATGACCCTGGCCGAGCTCAAGGCGGACTACGACGCCGTGTTCATGGGCACCGGGGCCGGCCTGCCCAAGATGCTCGGCATCCCGGGCGAGGACTGCAAGGGCATCTACACCGCCAACGAATTCCTCACCCGCATCAACCTCATGCGCGCCGACCTCTTCCCCGAGACGGGCACCCCCGTGACCGTCGGCCGGCACGTGGTCGTCGTCGGGTGCGGCAACACCGCCATGGACGCGGCCCGCGCGGCCCGGCGCATGGGCCCCGACACCGTGTCCATCGTGTACCGCCGCACCATCAAGGAATCCACCGCCCGCAAGGAGGAGCTCGAGCACACCGAGGAGGAGGGCGTCCAGTTCCACTGGCTGACCAACCCCATCCGCTGCATCGGCAATGACAAGGGCTGGATCACCCACATCGAGTGCGCCGAGATGGAGCTCACCGAGCCCGGGCCCGACGGCCGCCGCGGCGTCCGCGCCACGGACCGCACCCTCCTCCTGCCCTGCGACACCCTCGTCATCGCCCTCGGCTTCTCCGTGAATCCCCTGCTGGCCCAGGTGGAGAAGCGCCTCGAAACCCTCAAGGGCGGCGTCGTCGCCGTGGACGCCAAGACCGGCGAGACCACCGTGCCCGGCATCTTCGCCGGCGGCGACGTGATCACCGGCGGTGCCACCGTCATCCTCGCCATGGGCCAGGGCCGCCGCGCGGCCGAGGCCATCCACCGTCAGCTCACCGAGGCGAACGGGTAG
- the typA gene encoding translational GTPase TypA, whose translation MTAIEKIRNVAIIAHVDHGKTTLVDAMFKGAHMFRDNQRVQERAMDSNDQERERGITILAKTTALHWSGHRFNIVDTPGHADFGGEVERVLSMVDSVLLVVDAFDGPMPQTKFVTRKALALGLRPIVVINKVDRPGARPLWAQDAVFELLIELGATDEQLDFTCVFASAKQGYAMMDINDASENMDPLFDAIVKHCPPPQGDPEAPLQMLVTLMDYNDFVGQIGIGRVVNGQMKVGDQVALVKRDGSIQNHKVTMLYGFEGLARVNLQAATAGEIVALAGIPDIRVGETIADPTNPEALPYVDIDEPTISMMFVVNNGPFAGQDGKHTQSRRIRERLMKELQHNVALRVEDTDSPDSFKVSGRGELHLAVLIETMRREGFELCVSRPEVILHTDPATGEKLEPYEDITIDVPDAYMGVVMEKLGTRKAEMQDMANELGRVRLHFKIPSRGLIGYRSEFMTDTRGEGILHSLFSHYGPFKGELPGRKNGVLISMDQSESVGYALMNLEDRGIIFIHPGTKCYEGMIVGEHARENDLVVNIAKGKKLSNMRASGSDEATRLTPPREFTLEQALEYIEDDELVEVTPNTIRMRKRILNENDRKKAERRLTN comes from the coding sequence ATGACCGCCATCGAAAAGATCCGAAACGTCGCCATCATCGCCCACGTCGATCACGGCAAGACCACCCTCGTGGACGCCATGTTCAAAGGGGCCCACATGTTCCGGGACAACCAGCGGGTCCAGGAACGTGCGATGGACAGCAACGACCAGGAACGGGAGCGGGGCATCACCATTCTCGCCAAGACCACGGCCCTCCACTGGAGCGGACACCGCTTCAACATCGTCGACACCCCCGGCCACGCCGACTTCGGCGGCGAGGTGGAGCGGGTGCTCAGCATGGTGGACTCGGTGCTCCTCGTCGTGGACGCCTTCGACGGCCCCATGCCCCAGACCAAGTTCGTGACCCGCAAGGCCCTCGCCCTGGGTCTCCGGCCCATCGTCGTCATCAACAAGGTCGACCGCCCCGGCGCGCGGCCCCTCTGGGCCCAGGACGCGGTCTTCGAGCTCCTCATCGAGCTGGGCGCCACCGACGAGCAGCTGGACTTCACCTGCGTCTTCGCCAGCGCCAAGCAGGGCTACGCGATGATGGACATCAACGACGCCAGCGAGAACATGGACCCCCTGTTCGACGCCATCGTCAAGCACTGCCCCCCGCCCCAGGGCGACCCGGAGGCCCCCCTCCAGATGCTGGTCACCCTCATGGACTACAACGACTTCGTGGGCCAGATCGGCATCGGCCGCGTCGTGAACGGCCAGATGAAGGTGGGCGACCAGGTGGCCCTCGTGAAGCGCGACGGGTCCATCCAGAACCACAAGGTCACCATGCTCTACGGCTTCGAGGGCCTGGCCCGGGTCAACCTCCAGGCCGCCACCGCCGGCGAGATCGTGGCCCTGGCGGGCATCCCCGACATCCGCGTGGGCGAGACCATCGCCGATCCCACCAACCCCGAGGCCCTCCCCTACGTGGACATCGACGAGCCCACCATCTCCATGATGTTCGTCGTGAACAACGGGCCCTTCGCGGGCCAGGACGGCAAGCACACCCAGAGCCGCCGCATCCGCGAGCGCCTCATGAAGGAGCTCCAGCACAACGTCGCCCTGCGCGTCGAGGACACCGACAGCCCCGACAGCTTCAAGGTCTCCGGCCGCGGCGAGCTCCACCTGGCCGTGCTCATCGAGACCATGCGCCGCGAGGGCTTCGAGCTCTGCGTGAGCCGCCCCGAGGTCATCCTCCACACCGACCCCGCCACCGGCGAGAAGCTCGAGCCCTACGAGGACATCACCATCGACGTCCCCGACGCCTACATGGGCGTCGTAATGGAGAAGCTGGGGACCCGCAAGGCCGAGATGCAGGACATGGCCAACGAGCTGGGCCGCGTGCGCCTCCACTTCAAGATCCCGAGCCGCGGCCTCATCGGCTACCGCTCCGAGTTCATGACCGACACCCGCGGCGAGGGCATCCTCCACAGCCTCTTCAGCCACTACGGCCCCTTCAAGGGCGAGCTCCCCGGCCGCAAGAACGGCGTGCTCATCTCCATGGACCAGAGCGAGAGCGTGGGCTACGCCCTCATGAACCTCGAGGATCGCGGCATCATCTTCATCCACCCCGGCACCAAGTGCTACGAGGGCATGATCGTCGGCGAGCACGCCCGCGAGAACGACCTCGTGGTGAACATCGCCAAGGGGAAGAAGCTCAGCAACATGCGCGCCTCCGGCAGCGACGAGGCCACCCGCCTCACCCCGCCCCGGGAGTTCACCCTCGAGCAGGCCCTCGAGTACATCGAGGACGACGAGCTGGTGGAGGTCACCCCCAACACCATCCGCATGCGCAAGCGCATCCTGAACGAGAACGACCGCAAGAAGGCGGAGCGGCGCCTGACGAACTGA
- a CDS encoding carbamate kinase yields MARTVVIAIGGNSLIADETRQSVADQYAAAAATCEHIAALLQGEDLRLVVTHGNGPQVGFILRRSELAAQELHIVPLDSCVADTQGALGYHLQRALRNAFRTRGVARTPVTVVTQVLVDRADPAFAKPNKPIGSFMNAELADKHRREDGWDLVEDAGRGYRRVVASPRPKAILELEAVRELLDAGFVVVAGGGGGIPVVEDAEGRLTGAAAVIDKDLASSLMARQLGAELLVISTAVEQVCLDFGKPTQRALATLTLADARRYIDEGHFKPGSMLPKIQAVVAFLEGGGKEAIITDPAHLPAALRGEAGTRITA; encoded by the coding sequence ATGGCCCGCACCGTCGTCATCGCCATCGGCGGCAATTCCCTCATCGCCGACGAAACCCGCCAGTCGGTGGCCGACCAGTACGCGGCGGCCGCCGCCACCTGCGAGCACATCGCCGCCCTCCTCCAGGGCGAGGACCTCCGCCTGGTGGTGACCCACGGCAACGGGCCGCAGGTGGGCTTCATCCTCCGGCGCTCGGAGCTGGCGGCCCAGGAACTCCACATCGTGCCCCTGGACTCCTGCGTGGCCGACACCCAGGGGGCCCTGGGCTACCACCTCCAGCGGGCCCTGCGGAACGCCTTCCGGACCCGAGGGGTCGCCCGGACTCCCGTCACGGTCGTCACCCAGGTGCTGGTGGACCGGGCCGATCCGGCCTTCGCCAAGCCCAACAAGCCCATCGGCTCCTTCATGAATGCCGAGCTGGCCGACAAGCATCGCCGGGAGGACGGGTGGGACCTGGTGGAGGACGCGGGCCGGGGCTACCGGCGCGTCGTGGCCTCCCCCCGTCCCAAGGCCATCCTGGAACTGGAGGCCGTGCGGGAACTCCTGGACGCGGGCTTCGTGGTGGTGGCCGGCGGGGGCGGGGGCATTCCCGTGGTGGAGGACGCCGAAGGTCGCCTGACTGGGGCGGCGGCGGTGATCGACAAGGACCTGGCCTCAAGCCTGATGGCCCGGCAGCTTGGAGCGGAACTGCTCGTCATCTCCACGGCCGTGGAGCAGGTGTGCCTGGATTTCGGGAAGCCCACCCAGCGGGCGCTTGCCACCCTGACCCTGGCCGACGCCCGGCGCTACATCGACGAGGGGCACTTCAAGCCGGGCAGCATGCTGCCCAAGATCCAGGCCGTGGTGGCCTTCCTGGAGGGGGGCGGCAAGGAGGCGATCATCACCGATCCGGCCCACCTGCCCGCGGCCCTGCGCGGCGAGGCCGGCACCCGGATCACGGCCTGA
- a CDS encoding bacteriohemerythrin, which yields MNDCLPNPLAPSPARTSRLTPLAWDPAWETGDPRLDSQHKALVTGVNRLAFAIACGQTQEEVWRILSFLIVYVHTHFRTEENLMAEKGFPELAAHADEHERARAYLDRLVNTYRAGSTSDLEELVSFLAAWLTEHFLGTDRAFAQHLQDEAGPLRP from the coding sequence ATGAACGATTGCCTTCCCAACCCCCTGGCCCCCAGCCCCGCCCGGACCTCCCGCCTGACCCCCCTCGCCTGGGACCCGGCCTGGGAAACGGGGGATCCCCGCCTCGACAGCCAGCACAAGGCCCTCGTCACCGGGGTCAACCGTCTGGCCTTCGCCATCGCCTGCGGCCAGACCCAGGAAGAGGTCTGGCGCATCCTCTCCTTCCTCATCGTCTATGTGCACACCCATTTCCGCACCGAGGAAAACCTCATGGCGGAAAAGGGCTTCCCGGAGCTGGCCGCCCACGCGGACGAGCATGAGCGGGCCCGGGCCTACCTGGATCGCCTGGTCAACACCTACCGGGCCGGCAGCACCAGCGATCTGGAGGAGCTGGTGTCCTTCCTGGCCGCTTGGCTCACCGAGCACTTCCTGGGGACGGACCGGGCCTTCGCCCAGCACCTCCAGGACGAAGCAGGACCCCTCAGGCCGTGA
- a CDS encoding MFS transporter — protein MTEPAPSLSRPLTLTLAAATGLAVASIYYAQPLLPTIAGVFGLAPARAGLLVTTAQVGYALGLAGIVPLGDRFERRGLIVAMTLLAALGLVLTALAPAYPVLVLGMALTGLFSVVTQILVPFAATLATPEARGRVVGTVMSGLLLGILLARTVAGAMASLAGWRSVFWAGAAALALMALVLRRVLPRHHAPVDLSYPQLLASILTLFREEPLLRRRAFFGACAFANFSVFWTSMAFLLAGPPHRLAPAAIGLMGLAGAAGALAASMAGRMADAGRGARATQLGLGLMFASWIPLALGARSMTAFLIGVLLLDFAVQGIHISNQTALYQIRPEARNRLTAGYMTAYFAGGALGSLLSASAYGRFGWNGVVGIGLLVSAAGVAGILPWRGKKAALPEGAGT, from the coding sequence ATGACCGAGCCCGCGCCTTCTCTTTCCCGGCCGCTTACCCTCACCCTCGCGGCCGCGACCGGCCTGGCGGTTGCCAGCATCTACTACGCCCAGCCCCTGCTGCCCACCATCGCCGGGGTCTTTGGCCTGGCGCCGGCCCGGGCGGGCCTGCTCGTGACCACCGCCCAGGTGGGCTACGCCCTCGGCCTGGCCGGCATCGTGCCCCTGGGTGACCGGTTCGAGCGCCGGGGCCTGATCGTGGCCATGACCCTCCTGGCCGCCCTGGGCCTCGTCCTGACCGCCCTGGCGCCGGCCTATCCGGTGCTCGTGCTCGGCATGGCCCTCACGGGCCTCTTTTCCGTGGTCACCCAGATCCTGGTGCCCTTCGCGGCGACCCTGGCCACCCCCGAGGCCCGGGGCCGGGTCGTGGGCACGGTCATGAGCGGCCTCCTCCTCGGCATCCTCCTCGCCCGCACCGTGGCCGGGGCCATGGCCTCCCTGGCCGGCTGGCGCAGCGTGTTCTGGGCGGGGGCCGCGGCCCTGGCCCTCATGGCCCTCGTCCTCCGCCGGGTCCTGCCCCGGCACCACGCCCCGGTGGACCTGTCGTACCCCCAGCTGCTCGCCTCCATCCTCACCCTGTTCCGGGAGGAGCCCCTCCTGCGGCGGCGGGCGTTCTTCGGGGCGTGCGCCTTCGCCAACTTCAGCGTGTTCTGGACCTCCATGGCCTTCCTGCTGGCGGGCCCCCCCCACCGCCTGGCCCCGGCCGCCATCGGCCTCATGGGGCTGGCCGGCGCCGCCGGCGCCCTGGCCGCGTCCATGGCGGGCCGGATGGCGGACGCGGGCCGGGGGGCGCGCGCCACCCAGCTGGGCCTCGGCCTCATGTTCGCGTCCTGGATCCCCCTCGCCCTGGGAGCCCGGTCCATGACCGCCTTCCTGATCGGCGTCCTCCTCCTGGATTTCGCCGTCCAGGGGATCCACATCAGCAACCAGACGGCCCTTTACCAGATCCGGCCGGAGGCCCGGAACCGCCTGACGGCCGGTTACATGACCGCCTACTTCGCCGGGGGCGCCCTGGGGTCCCTGCTGTCCGCCTCCGCCTATGGCCGGTTTGGGTGGAACGGGGTGGTCGGCATCGGTCTCCTCGTCAGCGCCGCCGGTGTGGCCGGAATCCTGCCGTGGCGTGGGAAAAAGGCCGCCCTGCCTGAGGGCGCCGGTACGTAA